A stretch of DNA from Triticum urartu cultivar G1812 unplaced genomic scaffold, Tu2.1 TuUngrouped_contig_3531, whole genome shotgun sequence:
ACTACCCAAACCTTCCATCCAAGTTGATCTGCCTGCTGCACAATATCACTTTACATGTAATCCACTGCCGCATGCCtatttgtttttttcctttctgctTGTAATCATGTATACTAAAATGATTTCTATTTGTTTTCAGGCTGACCTAGAAACAGATGAAGTTTATGCACAAATGACTCTTCAGCCAGTTACTTCAGTAAGTACCCGAGCCCATTGTTGTTTCTTCTCAGAACTTCCCTTCCGTTCAGGTGTATGCTAACAGGGTTATTTGTATTTTGTTCGGTTTGGACTATGATCAGTATGGAAAGGAGGCGCTGCAGCTATCTGAGCTAGCTCTCAAGCAAGCAAGGCCACAGAATGAGTTCTTCTGTAAGACACTGACTGCTAGTGATACAAGTACGCACGGAGGCTTCTCTGTGCCTCGCCGAGCTGCAGAGAAGATATTTCCACCTCTTGTATGTAAAGAGTTGGCGACCAAATTCATTTGCTTTGCCTTACTTATCCTTCGCCCTTCTAATTAACTTGTTGTTGCTTTGTGTTCTTCTAGGACTTCTCAATGCAACCACCCGCTCAAGAGATACAAGCTAGGGATTTGCATGATAACGTGTGGACATTCCGTCACATATATAGGGGTAAGAATTTTCAGCATCGTGGACATCTTTCCTGCTGCAAAAGGATCTCTATTGCATATATCTAAACATCTAATTTTGTTGTTACTCAATATTGAACATTGTTCATTTCTAAATACCGTTGATATGAAATTTCTGTATGTTTACATGTATCCATACAACTGGCTGGAGTCTCTTTGTGTATTACAGGTGTATTTAGTCATAATTGTTTTATATTGTAAACAGGTCAGCCAAAAAGACATCTCCTTACGACTGGCTGGAGTCTCTTTGTGAGTGGCAAGAGGTTATTTGCTGGAGACTCTGTCATTTTCGTTAGGTACAACACGTCTTCTGATAATATATCTTTGAAGTTTGAACTAATGGAGTGTGTTGGAGTACTAGTTCAGTTATTAATAATTACTCGTGGTAAAACTGACGGCGACTGTCCCTTGTTCCTTTTTTCAACACGTTTGTAGGGACGAAAGGCAGCAACTTCTACTAGGAATCAGGCGTGCTAACCGACAACCGACTAACATATCATCATCTGTCCTTTCAAGTGACAGCATGCATATAGGGATTCTTGCTGCAGCAGCCCATGCTGCTGCCAACAATAGCCCATTTACCATCTTTTATAACCCCAGGTCAGTTCTGTGACTTTCACCCCGTATTGAGTGCTGATTAGCTCAGTGTTGGTGAATCACAATGGTATTTCAAACCATGACATCCAAACTGTATATTTTCAGGGCCAGCCCTACTGAATTTGTTATCCCGTTCGCTAAGTATCAGAAGGCTGTCTATGGTAATCAATTATCGTTAGGTATGCGCTTCCGCATGATGTTTGAAACTGAGGAATTAGGAACGAGAAGGTATTTTATTGCTCATTTTAATTTTCTGTTTCAAGTTATTGGCTACATATTTTTTTGTATGTTCTTTTTTGAAGAAAGACTCATGTAGATCTTGCCATATACTATATTTTATGATTAGCTTAGTGGTTTGTTGATGCTTTTACTTGATGGGTAGACTGCGAGCGGTCCTTCCAGTTGTTCAACCTTTTAGTACCTGACATATGTTAGCATGTTGCAGGTACATGGGCACAATAACTGGCATAAATGATTTAGATCCTGTAAGATGGAAAAATTCTCAGTGGCGCAATTTACAGGTTGGTTTAGTAGTTAGATCGGGTAGCATTGTTTTGCGTCACCCACCCCTTTCTGCTGCTGATCCAAGAACTTTTCGTTAAACAGGTTGGTTGGGATGAATCTGCAGCAGGTGAAAGACGGAACAGAGTTTCAATCTGGGAGATTGAACCAGTCGCTGCTCCATTTTTCATATGTCCGCCTCCGTTTTTTGGTGCAAAGCGTCCCAGACAACTAGGTAGACTTGGGATTACCTCAACGCCACTTATTTTGTATCTTCTGAATTACCATTTGACAGAGTTGTTGATCCTGGATGTCAATAGTTAAATCATGTTACATTTTATCTGTACAATTGGGAAAGTAGGCCTGCACCAGAGGTGGTGTGTGTGTGGCATGTAGTGTTATATTGTATATGCATGTATATCTCTGATACGTTCGTCTAGATGCCCTAATTCGAAGCTAGTACTTACCTTTTTGCAAAGAACATCATTACCCTGTCCCTTTAATCCTTAGAGAGATGAGTAGCTAGGAGTTTGTGATCCTCGGGAAAACAATGATGTTTGAGCTTTAGACAATCTATCAGATTACCATtcttgttttcatacatggatcagGCATCCATACCATGAAAATTATTTTATTGGAGCCAGAAATGGTTCTGGATAATCTTCTCATCTAAGTGTTCTATTGAACTGGTCTTATGCATGCTTATAAATTGATTCCAATTATGTACTTACAGATGATGAGTCCTCAGAAATGGAGAATCTCTTAAAGAGGGCTATGCCTTGGCTGGGTGAAGAGATATGCATAAAGGACCCTCAGACGCAAAATACCATAATGCCTGGTCTGAGCTTGGTTCAGtggatgaacatgaatatgcagCAGAGCTCCTCGTTTGCAAATACAGCCATGCAGTCCGAGTACCTGCGGTCAATAACCAACCCCAGTATGCAAAATATTGGTTCCGGTGATCTGTCGAGGCAGTTGTGCTTGCAGAACCAGCTTCTGCAACAGAATAACATGCAGTTTAATACACCCAAACTTCCTCAGCAAATGCAGCCGAACAATGAGTTGTCCAAGGCAGCCCTTCCATTGAACCAGAATGGCGCGAGCATCAAACCAGAAGAACAAACTCAAGATACTAGCAACTTCCAGAGGCAACAACAGTCCATGAACTATACCCTTCCTTTGAGCCAAGCTCAAACCAGTCTTGCCCAAGCTCAGGTCCTTATACAGAGTCAGatgcaacagcagcagcagcagcagcagcagccacaTATATCTCAAAATCAGTTGCCAGCCGCCAGCCAGCCGCTCCTGTCCCATCAGCAGCAGCAACATCATCATCAGCAACATCAACATcaacaacaagaacaacaacatcaacagcagcagcagcaaaaATTTCTACAGCAGCAGCAGCTTTTACTTCAGCAACAACAATTACAACAACATCAACATCAGttacaacaacagcaacagcagcaaCTCGGTAAGATGCCTGCACAGCTACCAAATCTGTCAAATCAGCAGCTGCAATTATCGGATCAGCAGCTTCAGCTTCAACTCCTGCAAAAgctacagcagcagcagcagtcatTGCTGTCCCAACCTGGAGTTACCCTTGCGCAATTACCTCTGATCCAAGAACAGCAAAAGTTACTTATGGATATGCAGCAGCAGCTGTCAAGCTCCCATTCACTTTCCCAACAACAGATGATGCCTCAACAAAGCACAAAAATCCCATCACAGGCAGCATCACTGCCACCACCCATGCAGCCAGATACTACACACCAGAAGCTTCCACAGAAGCAAGCTCTGCCTGCAGACACCTTAGAAGCTGCCATTCCTACGACCACATCACATAAATTCAGTTCAGCAAATGGAAGCCCTTTGAGGATGCCTGGTGCTACACATTCTGTAGTTACGGAAGAAATCCCTTCTTGCTCAACATCCCCTTCCACTGCTAATGGTAATCATCTTCTACAACCAGTCCCTGGTAGGGACCAGTACTCCAGCATGATCAACACGGAGAAGGCACCTCACTCAACTGCTCCTATGTCAGTTCCAAGCTCCCTTGATGCTGTCACCGGAGCTCAAAGAATGACAAAGGAATTGCCAAAGTTGAATTCCAATGTAAAGCAAAATATGATGCCTTCAAAATTACCGAATGGAGGAGCTGGTCCCCAAAATTTTGCAAACAACGCAGCCCCGACAGACTATCTAGAAACAGCTTCTTCAGCAACTTCAGTTTGGCTTTCCCAGGCTGATGGACTCCTACATCCAAATTTCCCCATGACCAACTTTAGTCAGCAGCAGCTGTTCAAAGATGCACCTCCAGATACCGAAATTCCTGCTGAAATTCCAAGCAATAATGCATTGTTTGGTATTAGCAATGATGGGCATGTGGGCTTCCCTATGGTAACTGATGACTTCCTGACGAATGggattgatgctgtcaagtatgaAAATCATATCTCGACAGACATTGATAACAACTATAGAATACCAAAGGATGCCCAGCAAGAGATATCATCCTCCATGGTTTCACAGTCATTTGGTGCGTCAGACATGGCGTTTAATTCAATTGACTCTGGAATCAACGATGGTGCCTTCTTGAACAAAAGTTCTTGGCCACCTGCTCCTCCAGTAAAGAGGATGAGGACGTTTACGAAGGTTAGTACTTTCCCTTTTCTTTCAGCTGAAGCTTGAATGCTACTTTCAGTGCATTATTATCTTTTAATTTTCAGTATGGTTGTCCTATGAAATAAACAGGAGGCCTATTTTGATTACCATGGTAACATAGTTGGAAGATGAAAATCATGAGATAGTGAACTATAAACCAAATGATCAATCTCCCTTCACTAAGTTCTTAAATGTTACAAAAATAATCATATGAGGAACATGAATTACATAATTAGTCCGATGTAAATTGTGTTCTGCCTGTGATGAAGATCAGAAGACTAGAAAGTTTGGTTCTCTTTACCAAGTTGTAAAATGTGACTACTGTCATGTGTGGAAAATGACCGTGTTCACATTTGATTTGTGTACGCATGATTCATGAGATGCGGGTTGGGATTCTAGTAGAAGCAAAATGAAGTTTTAGCATGCATATGTGTGCCTTTTCTTATTAATAGCAGTAGCTGACTAGCTGTTGCTGTAACTTGATCAGGGTAGCTAATTCTACACTCAAGCATTGGTTTCTTTCTAATATTCATGAGTGCCTTTCCTGTTGCATCTTTGCCTAACCTAACGGTCTCTGTAGGTCTATAAACGTGGAGCTGTGGGCCGGTCTATTGACATTAGTCAATACGCTGGATATGAGGAACTAAAGCATGCGCTGGCTCGAATGTTTAGCATAGAGGGGCAACTTGAGGAACGACAGAGGATTGGCTGGAAACTTGTCTACAGAGATCACGAGGATGATATCCTGCTTCTTGGCGATGATCCTTGGGAGTAAGTTCATCTGTCTTCCCGTTTATGCTTGGGTGGACTATTTTTGACTCAAGAATGTCATATATTTAAATGCCTCCAAAATAATATAGTAGTCAATGTTGTAAAATACTAGATAACAATTGGTAGTGACAGTGTGAAATCTGGCCTACTAGAACGATGAATCGCAAGAAAAGCGTACACAAGACTGAGCTTGTGTTAATTGTGGACGCTTGCACATATTTTTGCCCTAATAACTGTTGGTGTTATGTTGGTTGTACAGGGAGTTTGTGAACTGCGTGAAGTGCATCAGGATCCTTTCGCCTCAGGAAGTGCAGCAGATGAGCTTGGACGGCGATCTGGGGAGCAGCGTTGTCCCCAACCAGGCGTGCAGCAGCTCGGAGGGCGGGGGCAATGCCTGGAGGGCTCGCTGTGACCAGAACTCCGGCAACCCTTCCACCGGTTCATATGACCAGTTCGAATGACCTAATTTACCAGTCTATACACACCAACGGTATCGGTCTAAGTAGACATCAACCGCTGGAATGACCGGAGAAGGC
This window harbors:
- the LOC125527308 gene encoding auxin response factor 19-like produces the protein MMKMERQQQPAAASSAAGSAVTVAVPGAGCEGEKKAPAINSDLWHACAGPLVQLPPAGSLVVYFPQGHSEQVAASMQKDVDAHVPNYPNLPSKLICLLHNITLHADLETDEVYAQMTLQPVTSYGKEALQLSELALKQARPQNEFFCKTLTASDTSTHGGFSVPRRAAEKIFPPLDFSMQPPAQEIQARDLHDNVWTFRHIYRGQPKRHLLTTGWSLFVSGKRLFAGDSVIFVRDERQQLLLGIRRANRQPTNISSSVLSSDSMHIGILAAAAHAAANNSPFTIFYNPRASPTEFVIPFAKYQKAVYGNQLSLGMRFRMMFETEELGTRRYMGTITGINDLDPVRWKNSQWRNLQVGWDESAAGERRNRVSIWEIEPVAAPFFICPPPFFGAKRPRQLDDESSEMENLLKRAMPWLGEEICIKDPQTQNTIMPGLSLVQWMNMNMQQSSSFANTAMQSEYLRSITNPSMQNIGSGDLSRQLCLQNQLLQQNNMQFNTPKLPQQMQPNNELSKAALPLNQNGASIKPEEQTQDTSNFQRQQQSMNYTLPLSQAQTSLAQAQVLIQSQMQQQQQQQQQPHISQNQLPAASQPLLSHQQQQHHHQQHQHQQQEQQHQQQQQQKFLQQQQLLLQQQQLQQHQHQLQQQQQQQLGKMPAQLPNLSNQQLQLSDQQLQLQLLQKLQQQQQSLLSQPGVTLAQLPLIQEQQKLLMDMQQQLSSSHSLSQQQMMPQQSTKIPSQAASLPPPMQPDTTHQKLPQKQALPADTLEAAIPTTTSHKFSSANGSPLRMPGATHSVVTEEIPSCSTSPSTANGNHLLQPVPGRDQYSSMINTEKAPHSTAPMSVPSSLDAVTGAQRMTKELPKLNSNVKQNMMPSKLPNGGAGPQNFANNAAPTDYLETASSATSVWLSQADGLLHPNFPMTNFSQQQLFKDAPPDTEIPAEIPSNNALFGISNDGHVGFPMVTDDFLTNGIDAVKYENHISTDIDNNYRIPKDAQQEISSSMVSQSFGASDMAFNSIDSGINDGAFLNKSSWPPAPPVKRMRTFTKVYKRGAVGRSIDISQYAGYEELKHALARMFSIEGQLEERQRIGWKLVYRDHEDDILLLGDDPWEEFVNCVKCIRILSPQEVQQMSLDGDLGSSVVPNQACSSSEGGGNAWRARCDQNSGNPSTGSYDQFE